In Gammaproteobacteria bacterium, a genomic segment contains:
- a CDS encoding TatD family hydrolase produces the protein MLIDSHCHLDRVNLDKYNGDFDAMLLNAKRAGVSHMLCVCVDLATFSKVHAIALKYENIYASVGIHPDENSPDNPTFDELVELAKKDKIVAIGETGLDYFHKGDREEQKERFRMHIEVAKVVNKPLIIHTRDAREDTINIMREAGAQQVGGVMHCFTEDYAMAEKAMALGFYISFSGIVTFKNAKALQEVAQKIPLDRMLIETDSPYLTPDPYRGKSNEPAYVSIVADKIAQLRGVSFEEVAAKTTQNFFELFKGCNAKT, from the coding sequence ATGTTAATAGATTCTCATTGCCATCTTGATCGAGTCAACCTGGATAAATACAACGGCGATTTTGATGCCATGCTATTAAATGCAAAACGCGCAGGCGTTTCGCATATGTTATGCGTCTGCGTTGATTTAGCCACGTTTTCTAAAGTACATGCTATTGCGCTAAAATATGAAAATATTTATGCCTCAGTGGGCATTCACCCAGATGAAAATAGCCCAGATAACCCCACTTTTGACGAATTAGTTGAGTTAGCAAAAAAAGATAAAATAGTTGCCATTGGCGAAACTGGATTGGATTATTTTCATAAAGGCGACCGTGAAGAACAAAAAGAACGCTTTAGAATGCATATCGAAGTCGCGAAAGTAGTCAATAAACCCTTAATTATTCATACAAGAGATGCTCGCGAAGATACCATTAACATTATGCGAGAAGCAGGAGCGCAACAAGTCGGTGGCGTTATGCATTGCTTTACAGAAGATTATGCCATGGCTGAAAAAGCAATGGCGCTTGGTTTTTATATTTCATTTTCAGGCATAGTGACATTTAAAAACGCTAAAGCTTTACAAGAAGTGGCGCAAAAAATCCCTTTAGATAGAATGTTGATAGAAACAGATTCGCCCTATTTAACCCCAGATCCTTATCGTGGAAAATCAAATGAGCCTGCCTACGTCAGCATAGTCGCCGATAAGATTGCGCAACTTAGGGGAGTTTCCTTTGAAGAAGTTGCTGCAAAAACCACTCAGAATTTTTTTGAGCTATTCAAAGGTTGCAATGCAAAAACTTAA
- a CDS encoding agmatine deiminase family protein, giving the protein MTSYLFPEWQHQTAVVITWPHQYSGWKHILAEAENCFFHMASAITQYQKLLIICFNQAHQDKIKKRLSVLQQKNLAFMNIETNDTWIRDYGPLTVKQGNDLIWLDFTFNAWGNKFGSHLDNAVNQKLIQHEWFRDTYNIQTVPYTLEGGAVEVNGAGYFFSTDSVINNTNRHNTISINEIAKNNFNCSEVNILKNGHLAGDDTDGHIDTLVRFFNETSVLYCETRDTNDEHYEPLRKMHDELKKTQFTLVPLPLPPARYDNYGERLPGTYANFLIGNGAVYVPIYNCKEDTIALDIIKQCFKGYDVIGIDCNVLIIQRGSLHCSTMQIPAR; this is encoded by the coding sequence ATGACCTCATACCTTTTTCCAGAATGGCAACATCAAACCGCCGTAGTAATTACTTGGCCACATCAATATTCTGGCTGGAAGCATATTCTTGCAGAAGCAGAAAATTGCTTTTTTCATATGGCATCGGCAATTACTCAATACCAAAAATTATTAATCATTTGTTTTAATCAAGCACATCAAGATAAAATTAAAAAAAGACTGTCAGTGTTGCAGCAGAAAAACTTGGCTTTCATGAATATTGAAACTAACGACACCTGGATTCGAGACTACGGTCCATTGACTGTTAAACAAGGTAATGATTTGATTTGGCTAGATTTTACTTTCAATGCTTGGGGAAATAAATTCGGATCGCACCTAGATAATGCAGTCAATCAAAAATTGATTCAACATGAATGGTTCAGAGATACTTATAACATCCAAACTGTGCCTTACACACTTGAAGGCGGTGCAGTTGAAGTTAATGGCGCAGGTTATTTTTTCAGCACTGACTCAGTGATTAACAACACTAATCGCCATAACACTATATCGATTAATGAAATTGCAAAAAACAATTTTAATTGCTCGGAAGTCAATATATTGAAAAATGGCCATTTAGCAGGCGATGATACTGATGGGCATATTGATACATTAGTTCGGTTCTTTAATGAAACTAGCGTGTTGTATTGTGAAACGAGAGATACCAATGATGAACATTATGAGCCTCTCAGGAAAATGCACGATGAATTAAAGAAAACACAGTTTACTTTAGTTCCTCTCCCGTTACCTCCTGCACGTTATGATAATTATGGCGAACGATTACCAGGAACTTATGCCAATTTTCTAATAGGTAATGGCGCCGTCTATGTGCCTATTTATAATTGCAAAGAAGATACAATAGCATTAGATATTATTAAACAGTGTTTCAAGGGATATGATGTGATAGGCATTGATTGCAATGTGTTAATTATTCAACGAGGCAGTTTGCATTGCTCAACTATGCAAATTCCTGCCAGGTAG